A window of Longimicrobium sp. genomic DNA:
ACCAACTCCGGGTGAAGTATAGGTGCGTCCCACCGAATCTCGTGCTGCCGCGATTATAGATCCTTCGGCCTGCAAACGCTTGCGCAGACGCTGATTACGGTCTGGCCGGCCTCAGGATGACGTCAGCTTGGGATCAGTCCGCGTGCATCAACTTTATTCCCGGATTTCCTATGATACCGGATTCCAGGATCAACTGTGCATTGGGGACTGTCATTCCGAAGGCGCTGCGCCGCCCTATTCTCCACGCCAAAGCTGTGGCGCCTGAGGAATCTGTGGCCGGCTCCCGAGCCACAGGCCGCCTGTCGCTCGGACGCATGACATAGATCCGGGCAGCAAACAGTATCACGGGATCAGGGAGATCGAATGGCGGAGTGGGATGCGGAGCGGGAGGTGACGCCGGAGCTTGCGCTCGACCTGGTACGCGAGCAGTTCCCGGGGATCGGCCGCACGATCGCGCCGTTCGGGTTCGGGTGGGACAACACCGCGTTCCTGGTGGACGGCGACATCGTCTTCCGCTTCCCGCGGCGGGAGATCGCGGTGCCGCTGATCGAGCGCGAGGCGCGGCTGCTCCCGCGGATCGCCCCGCGTCTCCCGCTCCCCATCCCCTGCCCCGCGTGGATCGGCGCGCCGTCGGAGCGATTCCCGTGGCCTTTCGCCGGCTACCGGATCCTGCCCGGGCGGCTGGCGTTCGGCCTGGCGGACGACGAGCGCCGCGCCGCCGCCCGCCCGCTCGCCGAGCTCCTGCGCGCGTTGCACGGCATCCCCACGCACGGGCTGGATTTGCCGGGGGATGAGTGGGAGCGCACCGACTTCGCGCGCCGCATGCCGGAGCTTGTGGAGCGCCTAGGCGGGCTGGAGGCGGCCGGCGTGATCGACGATGCGCGGCCGTGGCTGCGGCTGTTCGAGGCGGGCGATTTCCCCGCGCCGGCAACGCACCGCGTCCTGGTCCACGGCGACCTGGCGGAGCGGCACATCCTCGTCGATGGCGCGAACGGCGTCTGCGGCGTCATCGACTGGGGCGACGTCCACGAGGGCGACGCCGCGCTCGATCTCACCATCCTCTACTCCTTCCTGCCCCCCTCCACCCGCGACGAGTTCCTGCGCGTCTACGGCGATGTGGACGCGCGGACGCTGCGTACGGCACGGCTGCGCGCGGCGTTCGCCTCCACCTCGTCGACGTACTACGCCTGGTCGATCGGCGACCTGGAGTGGGTGCCGATCGGGCTCGCCGCGATGAAGCTCGTGCTGGAGGAGTGATCGGGCCTGCGGGGAGGGCGCCAGCGCCTCGCCAATGGGTGGGAAGACGAGGCTGCATGGCTTCTTCACCGGCCGGTTGATGCGACGGGCGCAGGGGAAGGCCGATCTCGAGCAGGTGAACCGCCTGATCCGCGAGCGGCTGGATCCATAGGAGGGCTGCTTCACCGACGAAGGGCGGCAGCCTACCAGCCATGGGTCGCCGCCCTTTCGTTCTCTGGAGCGCAAGAGCCTCGCGCCACGACAGGTGCTATCGATCCGAGCCGGTAGGGGGCTTGGGGCAGGAGTCGGAGCACGAGTCGTTCACCACGTCGCGCCCCTTGTCGACCACCTGCTGAACGGTCGGCTGGACGACGGCCGGGGTGGACTTCGCCGCTTGGTCGACCGTATTCACCGCGCTGCAGGCAGTGGCGCAGGCGGCGTCGTTGTTGACGTTGCTCGAACTGCTGTTGTTGTTGCTGCTGCTGCTGCTGCTCTGGCTCGTCTGCGAGCTGCCGGTCTGCGTCTGGGCGCTCGCGACTCCGGCGCCGCAGACGAGGAGCGCGGCCGTCAGGATCAGGATCCGGTGGTTCATGATTGCCTCTGGTTTTTCAAGGGTGAAATGATGGATGCGAAGAGCAAAGATCCCTGCTCCAGCCGTGAACGCGAAGCCCTCGCATGGCCCGTCATCTCTCTGATGGAGGGACAGGCTTCGCGAATTTCCTGATCACGTCCTTGGCCGAGCGGGGACGCCAGACGCTGTGGCGAACGATCAGCCCGGCTCTCGGGCGGTGAGCGCCTCGCTGATTGGGCGAGCACGCGTGCGCAGCTCGCGGTCGGCGCGGGGGGTGAGGAGGCGCAGGTCGCGCGGCCGCTTCGGCGTGAAGTCGCGGTTCAGGCCGGGGACGATGCGGTCGTGCAGCCCGTGCGGAAGCGCCAGGAGCACGGCAAGCGTGTAGCGGCTCACCGCCTCCGGTCCGGCGAGATGCCAGACGCCGGAGAGGCGCTCGCGCGGCATCGCGGCCAGCTCCCACAGCTGGGCGGCCAGGTCCTCCGCCGCGATCGCGGAGCGCAGCTCGTCGGCGAACGCCGGCGGGAGCGTGCCGTCGCGCAGCTGGGCGACGGTGGCGTCCTCCCCGTCCGTGCGCACGATCAGCGAGGTGCGCACGACCGCGGCGGTGGGCGCTAGCTGGCGGACGACGCGCTCCGCCTCGGCCTTGCGCCGCCCGTAGTCGGTGATCGGCGACGGCGGGTCGCTCTCGGCGTAGGGTGCGTGCTCGCCGTCGAACACCACGTCGGTGGAGATGTGCACCAGCGCCGCGCCCGTGCGCCCGCACGCGTCCGCCACGTTGCGCGTGGCCAGGATGATGTCGCGCTCGAAGTCCGTCCTCCCGTACGCGGTGTGGATGACCGCCTCCGGCCGGACCTCCGCGAACAGCGCCTCGACCGCCGCGTCGTCCGCCAGGTCGACGACGTGCGCCTTCGCGGAGGCTGGCACGGGCGTCGTCCGCTGCGTCGCATGCACCTCCATCCCCGCCGGCGCCGTCGCGATCAGCGTCCGCCCCAGCAGTCCGCCGCCCCCGGTGATCAGGATCCGCATCTGGATTCCGGATGAGGTGAATTCCGCAAACTAAGGAAAATCATGGAGATGAGTGGATTGCTGTCACAGGCGATCTAGAGCGGCGGGAGCGCGGCGAACTCGTTGCTCGGCCCCAGCAGCGCGCGGAGGATGCGGCGCGCGTCGTCGCCGATGCCGGGCGATTCGCTCTCGCGCGGTCCGGCGACGTTGAGGGTGCGGACGTTCGCGACCTGCAGCCAGCGGCGGAACATCCCCACGTCCTCGCCAGCGCCCGCGTGGAAGAAGTAGACTGGCTTCCCCAGCCGCCGCGCCACCTCGCGTGTGAGCTCCGTCCCCGCGCTCTCCGCGCCGGTGGTGAGGATGAGCGTGGCGTCCGAGTCGCGCACGTTCCACTCCGTGCGCTGCGCGGGATCGGCGGACGGCGTCTCGCGCAGCGGGTAGCGCGCGTCGATCACCCCATCTTCCGCCATCCTCCCGGCCGGGCACCATCCGCCGCACTCGATCCCCAGCTCCAGCGCCACGTCCAGCGCCGCCCGATCCACCCCTGTCTGCCCG
This region includes:
- a CDS encoding putative molybdenum carrier protein yields the protein MKIVSGGQTGVDRAALDVALELGIECGGWCPAGRMAEDGVIDARYPLRETPSADPAQRTEWNVRDSDATLILTTGAESAGTELTREVARRLGKPVYFFHAGAGEDVGMFRRWLQVANVRTLNVAGPRESESPGIGDDARRILRALLGPSNEFAALPPL
- a CDS encoding sugar nucleotide-binding protein, which encodes MRILITGGGGLLGRTLIATAPAGMEVHATQRTTPVPASAKAHVVDLADDAAVEALFAEVRPEAVIHTAYGRTDFERDIILATRNVADACGRTGAALVHISTDVVFDGEHAPYAESDPPSPITDYGRRKAEAERVVRQLAPTAAVVRTSLIVRTDGEDATVAQLRDGTLPPAFADELRSAIAAEDLAAQLWELAAMPRERLSGVWHLAGPEAVSRYTLAVLLALPHGLHDRIVPGLNRDFTPKRPRDLRLLTPRADRELRTRARPISEALTAREPG
- a CDS encoding phosphotransferase, coding for MAEWDAEREVTPELALDLVREQFPGIGRTIAPFGFGWDNTAFLVDGDIVFRFPRREIAVPLIEREARLLPRIAPRLPLPIPCPAWIGAPSERFPWPFAGYRILPGRLAFGLADDERRAAARPLAELLRALHGIPTHGLDLPGDEWERTDFARRMPELVERLGGLEAAGVIDDARPWLRLFEAGDFPAPATHRVLVHGDLAERHILVDGANGVCGVIDWGDVHEGDAALDLTILYSFLPPSTRDEFLRVYGDVDARTLRTARLRAAFASTSSTYYAWSIGDLEWVPIGLAAMKLVLEE